The region TGTAGATATAAAACTTCATACAGGAAGAACACACCAGATAAGGGTACATTTCTCAGCTATTGGTCATCCATTATTCAACGATAAGGTTTATGGTTTTAAAAAGAGCCAGCTTAGATCAGAAAAGATGAGAAGTATATCAGATCAGACTTTATACCATGCACTTTTAGCTTACAGGATAGCTTTTGATCATCCAAGAACTGGAGAAAAGATAGATATAACCCTTCAGAAGTTACCTGAGCATATAAGTAAGGTTATAGAGGCTATCTGACAACATCTGCCAGAAGTTCATCTGCAAGCTGAAGACTCTTACTGTTTATCACACCTGAGAGCATTCTGGCTATCTCCATTTTCCTCTCTTCTCCAGACACCTCTTTTACTACAGCACGGGTCTTTCCATTCTCTGAAAACTTGTCTATGTAGAAATGTTTATCAGCTCTGACAGCGACCTGTGGAAGATGTGTTACAAGAACTACCTGATAGTTCTCAGAAAGCTTCTTTAGTTTATCTGCCATCAGTATGGCAGTTTTTCCTCCAATACCTGTATCTATCTCATCAAATATCATACAGTCAGTATCGCTTCCTGCAACAACCTTTAATGCAAGGGATACCCTTGAGATCTCACCACCTGAGGCTGCCTCTCCAAGAGGAGATGGTGGAATATCCTTATTACCTGAGAAAAGAAAAGAGATATCATCCTTTCCAGTCCTGTCTAACTCCTTCTCCTTTATATCAACAATAAAAGTTGCATCTTTCAGGGCAAGATCAGTTAGATGCTTTCTTACCTTTTCCTCAAGCTCTCTCCCTTTTTTCTTTCTGATAGCTGATATCTCTTCAGCCAGTTCTTTTAACTCTTTGTATGCTTTTTCTTTTTCTTTAGTTACCTCTGGTATCTCAAACTCCAAATTTTCAAGATATTCTATCCTTTTTTTAAGTTTTTCTTTGAGGATGATAAGACCCTTCTCATCTGTGTTGTATTTCATCTCAAGTCTGTTAATTAGATCCAATCTTTCCTGTATCCTGACCATTTCAGATCTATCAATATCAAGATCAAAATCAAGAAGGCTGTATGAGCTTTCTTTCAGCAGTATTCTTGCCTCTTCCAGGTTTTCCAGAATGTTTTTCAGTTCTCTATGTGTATCCGATATCTTCCCAATATCCTTTATAACCTGATCTAACTTATCAAGTATTGAGTTTTCCTCTTCTGATATATTCATAAGAGATCTTGATATGTTCTGATGTATCTCCTGAATTCTGCTTATATAGGAGTACTTTTCCTCTAAATCCTTTTTCTCCCCTTCTTTAATATCTGCCTCTTCAAGTTCCTGAAGCTGATACCTGAGTATGTCTAACTCTTTAATCCTGTTTGACTGTTCCTCCAGGAGTTTCTCTTCTTTTTTTCTAAGCTCTGTATATCTTCTGTAAACCTTCTGGTATTTTTCTAACACATCCAGAATGCCAGCGTATCTGTCCAGTATGTATCTGTGGTATTCCTTATGTAGAAGTTTTTGCTGCTGGTGCTGACCGTGTATCTCAACAACGCCTTCTGAAGCCTCTTTAACTGTTGAGAGTGTAGATCTCCTTCCATTTATATAGTAAGCACTTCTGCCTCCTTTTATCTCCCTTGATATTATCAGTGTTCCATCTTCCGAGTATTGATTATCAACATTTTCAAAGACAAGCTCAACATAGCTTCCATCTGAGAAATTTCCTTTTTTCCCAAGAACGAACTCAACAGCATCAATAATTAGAGATTTTCCGACACCTGTTTCTCCTGTGAAAACATTAAGGCCTTCGTCAAGATCTATACTTATATCTTCCATATAAAGAAATTTTTTGATATTTATCTGGGTGAGCATCTTATAGAATTTATTACATTTTTTTATCTCAGGCAATATGATCTATATTATTTGTTTTCGTAAAATACAGATGTTATATTTAATAGTAATGAAAATCAGAAAGGTTATATTTAGCTTTTTATTAATAGGTTTGCTGTTTAACACATTTCATGATTACCTGTTTTACAATGTAGACCCCTGTATGGAGTATGCAAACACAGCCTTCCAGATTGATGACGGCTACTGTCAGATACATGAAAATCTACATATGCCTTATATAAAGCCTTTTTTTATCATTCCCATATCAGACAGGTTTGAGGAGAAATACAGCTTTTACTATAAAAAGCCTGAGTTAGACCCTCTCGCCTCAGAGATATTCAAACCACCTAAACATATCTGATCAATCTTTTCACACCCTTATTCTGTCTTTTTACCACACTTAAATTTTCAGGAGGAAAGTATGATTAGAAGGTATATGTTCCTGTTTGTGTTGTTCTTAGCAGGTCTTTCCTATGGTGAGACCGTTGAACAGCTTATTGATTATGCAGTAAAAAACAGTCCGCAGATAAAGGCTTACAGGTATGAGGTTGAGTCTGTTAAGGGGGATATAAAGTCTGCAGAGGCTCTGCCTAACCCTGAGGCTTACGTACAGTT is a window of Persephonella marina EX-H1 DNA encoding:
- the recN gene encoding DNA repair protein RecN produces the protein MPEIKKCNKFYKMLTQINIKKFLYMEDISIDLDEGLNVFTGETGVGKSLIIDAVEFVLGKKGNFSDGSYVELVFENVDNQYSEDGTLIISREIKGGRSAYYINGRRSTLSTVKEASEGVVEIHGQHQQQKLLHKEYHRYILDRYAGILDVLEKYQKVYRRYTELRKKEEKLLEEQSNRIKELDILRYQLQELEEADIKEGEKKDLEEKYSYISRIQEIHQNISRSLMNISEEENSILDKLDQVIKDIGKISDTHRELKNILENLEEARILLKESSYSLLDFDLDIDRSEMVRIQERLDLINRLEMKYNTDEKGLIILKEKLKKRIEYLENLEFEIPEVTKEKEKAYKELKELAEEISAIRKKKGRELEEKVRKHLTDLALKDATFIVDIKEKELDRTGKDDISFLFSGNKDIPPSPLGEAASGGEISRVSLALKVVAGSDTDCMIFDEIDTGIGGKTAILMADKLKKLSENYQVVLVTHLPQVAVRADKHFYIDKFSENGKTRAVVKEVSGEERKMEIARMLSGVINSKSLQLADELLADVVR